One Mercurialis annua linkage group LG3, ddMerAnnu1.2, whole genome shotgun sequence DNA window includes the following coding sequences:
- the LOC126671041 gene encoding protein Iojap, chloroplastic, which translates to MAAAASLLVAGGTGAATHFSGEFQQLGRFGVRLRKQSVNGSKLARGNWCQIRSRRNNLKLKPSFAIKNNSNVENTDEMFDDLLNKYGKVVFKRNDQKPLTAEVDDDAESLSFAVALAKVASDVKAADLKVLFVKPLVYWTQYFIIATAFSRPQIDAIASRVRDLAEKQYGKVPSGDTKPNSWTLLDFGDVVVHIFLPPQRTFYNLEDFYGNATAIELPFENQPPPQLR; encoded by the exons ATGGCAGCGGCCGCTTCTCTTTTGGTCGCCGGTGGCACCGGTGCTGCGACTCATTTCTCCGGTGAATTCCAGCAACTGGGTCGTTTTGGGGTCAGGCTCAGGAAGCAATCTGTCAACGGCTCTAAGTTGGCACGTGGCAATTGGTGCCAAATTCGCAGTAGAagaaataatttgaaattaaagcCCAGTTTTGCAATTAAAAACAACTCG AATGTGGAAAATACGGATGAAATGTTTGATGATTTGCTGAATAAATATGGGAAGGTGGTTTTTAAGAGAAATGACCAAAAGCCCCTTACTGCAGAGGTTGATGATGATGCTGAAAGCTTGTCAT TTGCTGTGGCGCTGGCCAAGGTTGCAAGTGATGTTAAAGCTGCGGATTTAAAAGTCCTCTTTGTAAAGCCACTTGTATATTGGACTCAGTATTTTATCATTGCAACAGCCTTTTCGCGCCCTCAAATAGATGCAATTGC GTCAAGAGTAAGAGATCTTGCTGAGAAGCAGTATGGGAAGGTTCCATCAGGGGACACAAAACCTAACTCGTGGACCCTCTTGGATTTCG GTGATGTTGTAGTCCACATTTTTCTTCCTCCGCAAAGAACGTTTTACAACTTGGAAGACTTTTATGGCAATGCTACCGCCATTGAACTCCCGTTTGAGAACCAACCTCCACCGCAGTTAAGATAG
- the LOC126673957 gene encoding uncharacterized protein LOC126673957 isoform X2, producing MAGNGLPSLGRVKLTDLIPCEGLPSDSYKLSVSTLSQSLAQYSAAIVQFSGIDGALLRSCLDSARLYFHQKPSSSYASPDIINDSREWCKTSGYYADPQFWHEIYDYRPGLSPSEVNNAMSLEFPPAGLPDIFQLLGKAARDILDAISFYLNLRSSPFSEILDNVPLRNREISSSVLSICCHGRPSFQIQGAQHHSLNAQEDGQLVNVMYPDHENQVDKSLISLVKSDSVGLHVRDFHGRWVLLDGDLGPQDVVVYPGLALYQATAGYINPALHRTEISNNLQGNMYGRCSLAFKLMPKSMTSLSCSEMRAAGHGVEAQFQLPVPVDDFMQRSHLPDQLFNRQSLQSFSFPMSQDGSVKPMTRRRKNNSRCKPLPPSKRLRLEAQRVLKERVQDIADKKGIKLRFCTPKECENNHIHSLDSPCANIRMEIGWPPGVPFVHPHDLPNKAKIGFLEAYEPGWTATHGTELNLTEPGQGSQHSAN from the exons ATGGCAGGCAATGGCCTGCCATCTTTAGGTCGTGTAAAGCTTACTGATCTTATTCCTTGTGAAGGCTTACCTTCTGATTCTTACAAATTATCAGTCTCCACTTTGTCCCAGTCACTTGCTCAATATTCGGCTGCCATTGTTCAGTTCTCCGGTATTGATGGCGCTCTTTTAAGATCTTGTTTGGATTCCGCTCGCCTTTATTTTCATCAAAAACCGTCGTCATCATACGCGTCTCCGGATATAATTAATGACTCTCGCGAGTGGTGTAAAACGTCTGGCTATTACGCCGATCCTCAGTTTTGGCATGAGATTTATGATTATAGACCGGGGTTAAGTCCTAGTGAGGTCAATAATGCTATGAGTTTGGAGTTTCCGCCTGCTGGTTTGCCGGATATTTTCCAGTTGCTTGGGAAAGCTGCTAGGGATATACTTGATGCTATTAGTTTCTATTTGAATCTGCGTAGTTCGCCTTTTAGTGAGATTCTTGATAATGTTCCGTTGAGGAATCGTGAAATATCGTCTTCTGTGTTGTCGATTTGTTGTCATGGTAGACCATCGTTTCAGATTCAGGGTGCTCAACATCATAGTTTAAACGCTCAAGAGGATGGTCAGCTTGTTAATGTTATGTATCCTGATCATGAGAATCAAGTTGATAAGAGCCTTATATCTCTTGTTAAGTCGGATAGTGTTGGTTTACATGTTCGAGATTTTCATGGTCGGTGGGTTCTTTTGGACGGAGATCTCGGTCCTCAAGATGTTGTTGTTTACCCCGGACTTGCTCTCTACCAGGCAACTGCTGGCTACATCAACCCCGCTTTGCATAGAACAGAGATTAGTAATAACTTGCAAGGGAATATGTATGGGCGATGTTCATTGGCTTTTAAACTCATGCCTAAGTCTATGACCAGTCTCAGTTGTTCCGAGATGAGAGCAGCTGGTCACGGTGTTGAAGCCCAGTTCCAGTTACCAGTGCCTGTGGATGACTTCATGCAGAGATCTCATTTACCTGATCAGCTCTTTAACAGACAGTCTCTACAGAGTTTCAGTTTCCCAATGTCCCAAGATG GATCTGTGAAGCCCATGACGAGGAGGAGGAAGAACAATTCAAGATGCAAACCTTTGCCGCCTTCAAAGAGGCTAAGACTCGAGGCCCAGAGAGTTCTCAAGGAAAGAGTACAGGATATTGCTGATAAGAAGGGTATCAAGCTAAGGTTTTGCACCCCAAAGGAGTGTGAGAATAATCACATTCATTCATTAGATAGTCCGTGTGCCAATATTAGAATGGAGATCGGGTGGCCTCCTGGGGTGCCATTTGTTCATCCCCATGATTTGCCTAACAAAGCGAAGATCGGTTTCCTTGAAGCATATGAACCGGGATGGACAGCAACTCATGGTACGGAGTTGAATCTGACCGAACCTGGACAAGGCAGTCAACACTCAGCCAACT GA
- the LOC126673957 gene encoding uncharacterized protein LOC126673957 isoform X1 encodes MAGNGLPSLGRVKLTDLIPCEGLPSDSYKLSVSTLSQSLAQYSAAIVQFSGIDGALLRSCLDSARLYFHQKPSSSYASPDIINDSREWCKTSGYYADPQFWHEIYDYRPGLSPSEVNNAMSLEFPPAGLPDIFQLLGKAARDILDAISFYLNLRSSPFSEILDNVPLRNREISSSVLSICCHGRPSFQIQGAQHHSLNAQEDGQLVNVMYPDHENQVDKSLISLVKSDSVGLHVRDFHGRWVLLDGDLGPQDVVVYPGLALYQATAGYINPALHRTEISNNLQGNMYGRCSLAFKLMPKSMTSLSCSEMRAAGHGVEAQFQLPVPVDDFMQRSHLPDQLFNRQSLQSFSFPMSQDGSVKPMTRRRKNNSRCKPLPPSKRLRLEAQRVLKERVQDIADKKGIKLRFCTPKECENNHIHSLDSPCANIRMEIGWPPGVPFVHPHDLPNKAKIGFLEAYEPGWTATHGTELNLTEPGQGSQHSANCNNLPLYAQDL; translated from the exons ATGGCAGGCAATGGCCTGCCATCTTTAGGTCGTGTAAAGCTTACTGATCTTATTCCTTGTGAAGGCTTACCTTCTGATTCTTACAAATTATCAGTCTCCACTTTGTCCCAGTCACTTGCTCAATATTCGGCTGCCATTGTTCAGTTCTCCGGTATTGATGGCGCTCTTTTAAGATCTTGTTTGGATTCCGCTCGCCTTTATTTTCATCAAAAACCGTCGTCATCATACGCGTCTCCGGATATAATTAATGACTCTCGCGAGTGGTGTAAAACGTCTGGCTATTACGCCGATCCTCAGTTTTGGCATGAGATTTATGATTATAGACCGGGGTTAAGTCCTAGTGAGGTCAATAATGCTATGAGTTTGGAGTTTCCGCCTGCTGGTTTGCCGGATATTTTCCAGTTGCTTGGGAAAGCTGCTAGGGATATACTTGATGCTATTAGTTTCTATTTGAATCTGCGTAGTTCGCCTTTTAGTGAGATTCTTGATAATGTTCCGTTGAGGAATCGTGAAATATCGTCTTCTGTGTTGTCGATTTGTTGTCATGGTAGACCATCGTTTCAGATTCAGGGTGCTCAACATCATAGTTTAAACGCTCAAGAGGATGGTCAGCTTGTTAATGTTATGTATCCTGATCATGAGAATCAAGTTGATAAGAGCCTTATATCTCTTGTTAAGTCGGATAGTGTTGGTTTACATGTTCGAGATTTTCATGGTCGGTGGGTTCTTTTGGACGGAGATCTCGGTCCTCAAGATGTTGTTGTTTACCCCGGACTTGCTCTCTACCAGGCAACTGCTGGCTACATCAACCCCGCTTTGCATAGAACAGAGATTAGTAATAACTTGCAAGGGAATATGTATGGGCGATGTTCATTGGCTTTTAAACTCATGCCTAAGTCTATGACCAGTCTCAGTTGTTCCGAGATGAGAGCAGCTGGTCACGGTGTTGAAGCCCAGTTCCAGTTACCAGTGCCTGTGGATGACTTCATGCAGAGATCTCATTTACCTGATCAGCTCTTTAACAGACAGTCTCTACAGAGTTTCAGTTTCCCAATGTCCCAAGATG GATCTGTGAAGCCCATGACGAGGAGGAGGAAGAACAATTCAAGATGCAAACCTTTGCCGCCTTCAAAGAGGCTAAGACTCGAGGCCCAGAGAGTTCTCAAGGAAAGAGTACAGGATATTGCTGATAAGAAGGGTATCAAGCTAAGGTTTTGCACCCCAAAGGAGTGTGAGAATAATCACATTCATTCATTAGATAGTCCGTGTGCCAATATTAGAATGGAGATCGGGTGGCCTCCTGGGGTGCCATTTGTTCATCCCCATGATTTGCCTAACAAAGCGAAGATCGGTTTCCTTGAAGCATATGAACCGGGATGGACAGCAACTCATGGTACGGAGTTGAATCTGACCGAACCTGGACAAGGCAGTCAACACTCAGCCAACTGTAATAACTTACCTCTTTATGCTCAAGACTTATAA
- the LOC126674283 gene encoding serine/arginine-rich splicing factor SR45-like isoform X1: MAKPTRGRPSPPSGSASGSSSRSRSRSRSYSGSDSRSSSRSRSVSSRSRSRSRSLSSSSPSRRSPQKKSPAEAARRGRSPPPQSKKSSPPPRKASPIRESLVLHIDSLSRNVNEGHMKEIFGNFGEVVHVELAMDRTVNLPKGYGYVEFKTRADAEKALLYMDGAQIDGNVVRARFTLPPRQKVSPPPRPVATIPKRDTLKPDNAGADVEKDGPKRQRESFPLLKSIASPRKRSPIYRRDGSPRRLPDSPPRRRADSPRRRMNSPYRRGDSPPPRRRPLSPARGRSPSSPRRYRSPARGSPRRMRGSPVRRRSPLPPRRRSPPRRGRTPPRRSPIRRRSRSPIRRPVRSRSRSFSPRRGRGPAARRGRSSSNSKSPSPPRRVARKISRSRSPKRPLRGRSTSNSSTSSSPPRKP, from the exons ATGGCCAAGCCAACGCGGGGCCGTCCCTCGCCACCCTCCGGTTCCGCCTCCGGTTCATCATCTCGCTCCCGCTCCAGATCACGCTCTTACTCCGGCTCAGACTCTCGGTCCAGCTCGCGCTCTCGCTCCGTTTCCTCCCGCTCACGGTCACGCTCTCGATCATTATCTTCCTCTTCTCCTTCTCGCCGCAGTCCTCAGAAAAAGAG TCCTGCTGAGGCAGCTAGGCGAGGCCGCTCTCCACCACCGCAATCTAAAAAATCATCTCCGCCTCCAAG GAAGGCGTCTCCCATTCGTGAGTCTCTTGTTCTTCATATTGACTCACTCAGCAGGAATGTAAATGAAGGCCATATGAAAGAAATTTTTG GCAATTTTGGTGAAGTTGTGCATGTTGAGCTGGCAATGGACCGTACT GTTAATCTTCCAAAAGGATATGGATATGTTGAGTTTAAGACACGAGCTGATGCCGAGAAAGCTTTACTATATATGGATGGG GCCCAAATTGATGGCAATGTGGTTCGAGCCAGGTTCACATTACCTCCAAGGCAGAAGGTTTCCCCACCTCCAAGGCCTGTTGCTACCATTCCAAAGAGAGATACTCTGAAACCTGATAATGCCGGTGCAGATGTTGAGAAGGATGGACCCAAAAGGCAAAGAGAAT CTTTTCCTCTTCTAAAATCTATAGCATCACCTCGAAAAAGGTCTCCAATCTATCGTAGAGATGGATCTCCTAGACGTCTTCCTGATTCTCCTCCACGTCGACGTGCAGATTCTCCTCGCCGGCGGATGAATTCTCCTTATCGCCGTGGGGATTCACCACCACCAAGACGGAGGCCACTATCCCCAGCTAGGGGGCGTTCTCCATCTTCTCCAAGGCGTTATAGATCACCTGCAAG GGGTTCTCCTAGGAGAATGCGTGGTAGTCCGGTGCGGAGACGTTCTCCTCTTCCTCCAAGGAGACG TTCACCTCCTAGAAGAGGCCGTACTCCTCCAAGAAGGTCTCCCATTCGTCGGCGCAGCCGCTCTCCAATTCGTCGACCTGTTCGCTCGCGTTCAAGGTCATTTTCACCAAGGAG AGGCCGAGGACCTGCTGCAAGGCGTGGACGTTCATCATCGAATTCCAAATCACCTAGTCCTCCACGCAGG GTTGCTCGGAAGATATCAAGAAGCCGTAGTCCTAAAAg GCCTTTGAGAGGTAGAAGCACTAGCAACAGCAGTACTAGCAGTTCGCCACCCCGTAAACCATAA
- the LOC126674283 gene encoding serine/arginine-rich splicing factor SR45-like isoform X2 encodes MAKPTRGRPSPPSGSASGSSSRSRSRSRSYSGSDSRSSSRSRSVSSRSRSRSRSLSSSSPSRRSPQKKSPAEAARRGRSPPPQSKKSSPPPRKASPIRESLVLHIDSLSRNVNEGHMKEIFGNFGEVVHVELAMDRTVNLPKGYGYVEFKTRADAEKALLYMDGAQIDGNVVRARFTLPPRQKVSPPPRPVATIPKRDTLKPDNAGADVEKDGPKRQRESSPRKRSPIYRRDGSPRRLPDSPPRRRADSPRRRMNSPYRRGDSPPPRRRPLSPARGRSPSSPRRYRSPARGSPRRMRGSPVRRRSPLPPRRRSPPRRGRTPPRRSPIRRRSRSPIRRPVRSRSRSFSPRRGRGPAARRGRSSSNSKSPSPPRRVARKISRSRSPKRPLRGRSTSNSSTSSSPPRKP; translated from the exons ATGGCCAAGCCAACGCGGGGCCGTCCCTCGCCACCCTCCGGTTCCGCCTCCGGTTCATCATCTCGCTCCCGCTCCAGATCACGCTCTTACTCCGGCTCAGACTCTCGGTCCAGCTCGCGCTCTCGCTCCGTTTCCTCCCGCTCACGGTCACGCTCTCGATCATTATCTTCCTCTTCTCCTTCTCGCCGCAGTCCTCAGAAAAAGAG TCCTGCTGAGGCAGCTAGGCGAGGCCGCTCTCCACCACCGCAATCTAAAAAATCATCTCCGCCTCCAAG GAAGGCGTCTCCCATTCGTGAGTCTCTTGTTCTTCATATTGACTCACTCAGCAGGAATGTAAATGAAGGCCATATGAAAGAAATTTTTG GCAATTTTGGTGAAGTTGTGCATGTTGAGCTGGCAATGGACCGTACT GTTAATCTTCCAAAAGGATATGGATATGTTGAGTTTAAGACACGAGCTGATGCCGAGAAAGCTTTACTATATATGGATGGG GCCCAAATTGATGGCAATGTGGTTCGAGCCAGGTTCACATTACCTCCAAGGCAGAAGGTTTCCCCACCTCCAAGGCCTGTTGCTACCATTCCAAAGAGAGATACTCTGAAACCTGATAATGCCGGTGCAGATGTTGAGAAGGATGGACCCAAAAGGCAAAGAGAAT CATCACCTCGAAAAAGGTCTCCAATCTATCGTAGAGATGGATCTCCTAGACGTCTTCCTGATTCTCCTCCACGTCGACGTGCAGATTCTCCTCGCCGGCGGATGAATTCTCCTTATCGCCGTGGGGATTCACCACCACCAAGACGGAGGCCACTATCCCCAGCTAGGGGGCGTTCTCCATCTTCTCCAAGGCGTTATAGATCACCTGCAAG GGGTTCTCCTAGGAGAATGCGTGGTAGTCCGGTGCGGAGACGTTCTCCTCTTCCTCCAAGGAGACG TTCACCTCCTAGAAGAGGCCGTACTCCTCCAAGAAGGTCTCCCATTCGTCGGCGCAGCCGCTCTCCAATTCGTCGACCTGTTCGCTCGCGTTCAAGGTCATTTTCACCAAGGAG AGGCCGAGGACCTGCTGCAAGGCGTGGACGTTCATCATCGAATTCCAAATCACCTAGTCCTCCACGCAGG GTTGCTCGGAAGATATCAAGAAGCCGTAGTCCTAAAAg GCCTTTGAGAGGTAGAAGCACTAGCAACAGCAGTACTAGCAGTTCGCCACCCCGTAAACCATAA
- the LOC126674927 gene encoding protein NARROW LEAF 1 translates to MECRGLNTRARCSNSTPSEESALDTERNCCSHRSLPSLSPRTLQPFASSGQHCESSAAYFSWPCWRLNDAAEERANYFANLQKGVLPETLGQLPKGQRATTLLELMTIRAFHSKILRCYSLGTAIGFRIQRGVLTDVPAILVFVSRKVHKQWLNPIQCLPNALEGPGGVWCAVDVVEFSYFGAPEPTPKEQLYTEIVDDLRGGGLCIGSGSQVASQETYGTLGAIVRSQTGTRQVGFLTNRHVAVDLDYPNQKMFHPLPPNLGPGVYLGAVERATSFITDDLWYGIFAGINPETFVRADGAFIPFSDDFDVSTVSTSVKGVGEIGDVKNIDLQCAISSLIGKQVTKVGRSSGFTTGTVLAYGLEYNDEKGICFLTDFLVVGENQQTFDLEGDSGSLIIMKGENGEKPRPIGIIWGGTANRGRLKLKIGQPPENWTSGVDLGRLLNLLDLDLITTDEGLKVAIQEQIAASATAFGSTVGDSSSLDGVLSKDKVEESLGIQIEHIPLPVDHNHSETNPSLVETDFLLEDRVKVAPSVEHLFIPSSERQSPLHKSNLSDKGASENLASLRNGCDEDLCVSLHLGDKEAKRRRSESDASASIE, encoded by the exons ATGGAGTGCAGGGGCCTAAATACGAGGGCTCGTTGCTCTAATTCGACTCCATCAGAGGAGTCAGCTTTGGATACGGAGAGAAATTGCTGCAGTCATCGTAGTCTGCCTTCATTAAGTCCGCGAACTCTTCAACCGTTTGCTTCTTCTGGACAGCACTGTGAGAGCAGTGCTGCGTACTTCTCGTGGCCTTGTTGGCGACTAAATGATGCAGCTGAAGAGAGGGCGAACTATTTTGCAAATCTGCAGAAAGGGGTTTTACCTGAAACTCTTGGTCAGTTGCCAAAGGGGCAACGCGCAACCACATTGCTGGAGCTTATGACTATTCGAGCATTCCATAGCAAGATTTTGCGGTGCTATAGTCTTGGCACAGCTATTGGATTTCGTATTCAACGCGGTGTGCTGACAGATGTACCAGCCATTCTTGTCTTTGTTTCCAGGAAAGTTCACAAGCAGTGGCTCAACCCTATTCAGTGTCTACCCAATGCTCTTGAG GGACCAGGAGGAGTATGGTGTGCTGTTGATGTGGTTGAGTTCTCATATTTCGGTGCACCTGAGCCAACTCCTAAGGAACAGTTATACACTGAGATTGTGGATGATTTACGCGGGGGTGGTCTGTGTATTGGTTCAGGTTCTCAG GTGGCAAGTCAGGAGACCTATGGAACCTTGGGTGCTATTGTAAGGAGTCAGACTGGCACTCGACAAGTTGGATTTCTAACAAACCGGCATGTTGCAGTTGACTTGGATTACCCAAATCAAAAGATGTTTCATCCTTTACCCCCTAATCTTGGACCTGGGGTATATCTCGGTGCAGTAGAGAGGGCTACTTCATTCATCACAGATGATCTTTGGTATGGCATCTTTGCCGGAATAAATCCTG AGACATTTGTGAGAGCAGATGGTGCATTCATCCCATTTTCCGATGATTTTGATGTGTCCACAGTTAGCACATCTGTAAAAGGGGTAGGAGAGATCGGTGATGTCAAGAACATTGATTTGCAGTGTGCAATCAGTAGCCTTATTGGGAAGCAGGTGACGAAGGTCGGACGAAGTTCTGGCTTCACCACGGGAACTGTGTTGGCCTATGGCCTTGAGTACAACGACGAGAAAGGCATTTGCTTCTTAACTGATTTTCTTGTTGTGGGTGAGAATCAACAGACTTTTGACCTTGAAGGAGACAGCGGAAGCCTCATCATAATGAAGGGCGAGAATGGTGAGAAACCGAGGCCAATTGGTATTATATGGGGTGGTACTGCTAATCGTGGTCGACTTAAGCTGAAAATTGGCCAGCCTCCTGAAAACTGGACTAGTGGAGTTGATCTTGGACGTCTTCTCAATCTTCTCGACCTTGATCTCATCACTACTGATGAAGGGCTCAAAG TGGCTATACAAGAACAAATAGCTGCATCTGCAACAGCATTTGGCTCCACTGTAGGAGACTCCTCATCTTTAGATGGAGTGCTTTCAAAAGACAAAGTTGAAGAGTCGCTAGGTATTCAAATTGAGCATATCCCATTGCCTGTCGACCATAATCACTCGGAAACAAACCCGTCATTAGTGGAAACAGATTTTCTTTTGGAAGATAGGGTCAAGGTGGCTCCTAGTGTCGAACATTTATTTATCCCGAGCTCTGAAAGACAGTCCCCACTGCACAAAAGCAACTTATCTGATAAAGGTGCCTCGGAGAATCTCGCTTCTCTACGAAATGGCTGTGATGAAGATTTGTGTGTTTCACTGCACTTGGGTGACAAGGAAGCTAAAAGAAGGCGGTCCGAATCCGATGCTTCAGCTAGTATTGAATAA
- the LOC126672074 gene encoding uncharacterized protein LOC126672074 translates to MGKAYAMGMLSALAASAAASQSNSNISLADGPLNFSSLFGSSRNSNGSPTVPQSGQPQPSDSSAAAAESAPPKARNDNPRTTSSGFDPEALERGAKALREINSSPHAKKVFEVMKTQETTRQEELAAEAAEFKARQAHIEIERQRAMYDEQKKLAQQQAQIKSQMARYEDELARKRMQAEHENQRVRNQELVKMQESSSIKQEQARRATEDQIQAQRRQTDRERAEIERETIRVRAMAEAEGRAHETKLAEDVNRRMLVDRVNAEREKWVSAINTAFDHIGGGFREILTDRNKLVVAVGGVTALAAGIYTTREGAKVIWSYVDRILGQPSLIRESSRGKYPWSGSFTRAMSYLSRSPNNGSSGNGKGFGDVILHPSLQKRIKQLSNATANTKSHQAPFRNMLFYGPPGTGKTMAAKELARKSGLDYALMTGGDVAPLGSQAVTKIHQLFDWAKKSKKGLLLFIDEADAFLCERNNTYMSEAQRSALNALLYRTGDQSKDIVLALATNRPGDLDSAVADRIDEVLEFPLPGEEERFKLLKLYLDKYIAQAESAKSGGWRQNLLKKQPQTIEIKGLTDDILKEAAEKTDGFSGREIAKLMASVQAAVYGSRNCVLDANLFREVVDYKIAEHQQRSDMASKSERAESS, encoded by the exons ATGGGGAAGGCATATGCAATGGGAATGCTCTCAGCTTTGGCAGCATCGGCTGCTGCTTCACAatcaaattctaacatttcttTGGCAGATGGCCCTTTGAATTTTTCTTCACTCTTTGGTTCTTCACGTAATTCAAATGGGTCTCCGACTGTTCCTCAATCTGGGCAGCCTCAGCCGTCTGATTCTTCTGCTGCTGCTGCAGAATCAGCGCCTCCTAAAGCTAGAAATGATAACCCTAGAACGACGTCGTCGGGGTTCGATCCGGAGGCTCTCGAGAGAGGTGCTAAAGCCTTGAGAGAGATTAACTCTTCTCCtcatgctaaaaag GTGTTTGAAGTGATGAAGACTCAAGAAACAACTCGGCAGGAAGAATTGGCAGCGGAGGCTGCCGAGTTTAAGGCTAGGCAAGCACATATTGAAATT GAGAGGCAACGGGCAATGTATGATGAACAGAAAAAACTTGCTCAGCAACAAGCACAAATTAAATCCCAGATGGCTCGCTATGAGGATGAACTGGCCAGAAAGAGGATGCAG GCTGAACATGAAAATCAAAGAGTGAGGAACCAAGAGCTTGTCAAAATGCAAGAATCGTCATCAATAAAGCAGGAACAAGCTCGGCGAGCCACAGAAGACCAAATTCAAGCACAACGGCGACAAACAGACAGGGAAAGGGCCGAGATAGAACGTGAAACAATCAGAGTCAGAGCTATGGCAGAAGCAGAAGGAAGAGCTCATGAAACAAAGCTAGCTGAAGATGTTAACAGGCGTATGCTGGTTGATCGTGTAAATGCTGAGAGAGAGAAATGGGTTTCTGCTATAAATACTGCTTTTGATCATATTGGAG GGGGTTTCCGGGAAATTTTGACGGATCGGAATAAGTTGGTTGTTGCTGTGGGGGGAGTAACAGCTCTTGCAGCTGGAATTTATACAACAAG AGAAGGTGCAAAGGTAATTTGGAGCTATGTGGATAGAATATTGGGTCAACCATCTCTTATAAGAGAGTCTTCTAGAGGGAAATACCCTTGGTCAGGATCCTTTACCCGTGCCATGAGCTATTTATCACGGAGTCCTAATAATGGGTCTTCTGGAAATGGAAAAGGGTTTGGTGATGTGATTTTACATCCTTCTCTTcaaaaaagaataaaacaaCTGTCCAATGCTACTGCAAATACAAAATCCCATCAAGCACCTTTCCGGAACATGCTCTTCTATGGGCCTCCGGGAACTGGTAAAACAATGGCTGCCAAAGAGCTTGCTCGTAAATCT GGATTAGATTATGCATTGATGACTGGGGGTGATGTTGCGCCACTGGGATCTCAGGCTGTTACGAAGATACATCAATTATTTGATTGGGCTAAGAAGTCTAAAAAGGGTTTGTTGTTATTCATCGACGAAGCAGATGCATTCCTGTGCGA GCGGAATAACACGTATATGAGTGAAGCTCAGCGAAGTGCACTTAACGCTCTTCTTTATCGAACTGGTGATCAGTCCAAGGATATAGTCCTAGCTCTTGCCACAAATCGTCCAGGCGATCTTGATTCAGCTGTAGCAGATCGTATTGATGAAGTCCTTGAATTTCCCTTACCAGGGGAAGAGGAGCGTTTCAAGCTCCTGAAGCTCTACTTAGACAAATACATAGCTCAGGCTGAATCGGCAAAATCTGGCGGTTGGCGacaaaatttgttaaaaaaacagCCACAGACGATAGAGATCAAGGGACTCACTGATGACATCTTGAAAGAGGCTGCAGAGAAAACTGATGGATTTTCCGGGAGGGAAATAGCAAAATTGATGGCAAGTGTCCAAGCTGCAGTTTACGGGAGCCGGAATTGTGTACTCGATGCAAACTTGTTTCGCGAAGTTGTAGATTACAAAATTGCAGAACATCAACAGAGAAGTGATATGGCATCAAAATCTGAGCGAGCTGAGTCGAGTTGA